Proteins co-encoded in one Arachis hypogaea cultivar Tifrunner chromosome 13, arahy.Tifrunner.gnm2.J5K5, whole genome shotgun sequence genomic window:
- the LOC112791831 gene encoding methylsterol monooxygenase 2-2, translated as MASVIESAWQYLITHFSDFQLACLGSFFLHESVFFLSGLPFIWLERAGWLTKYKIQAKINSPSSQGKCIIRLLLYHFGVNLPVMIFSYPVFTYMGMRSSLPLPSWRVVLAQIIFYFILEDFVFYWGHRVLHTKWLYKHVHSVHHEYATPFGLTSEYAHPAEILFLGFATIVGPAVTGPHLITLWLWMVLRVLETVEAHCGYHFPWSPSNFLPLYGGADFHDYHHRLLYTKSGNYSSTFTYMDRIFGTDIGYRKLKASKSAEIEFSSEQKKK; from the exons ATGGCATCCGTTATCGAATCTGCCTGGCAG TATTTGATCACACATTTCAGCGACTTTCAGCTGGCATGTTTGGGCAGTTTCTTTCTACACGAAAGTGTTTTCTTCTTATCTGGACTCCCTTTTATATGGCTTGAGAGGGCTGGGTGGCTGACCAAGTATAAAATTCAG GCAAAAATTAATAGCCCTTCCTCTCAGGGAAAATGTATTATTCGCTTGTTGTTGTATCATTTCGGTGTCAACCTACCTGTTATGATTTTTTCATATCCTGTCTTCACATACATGGGCATGCGAAGTAGTCTTCCACTTCCATCCTG GAGAGTAGTTCTAGCTCAAATAATCTTTTACTTCATTTTGGAGGATTTTGTATTCTACTGGGGGCATAGGGTATTGCACACAAAATGGTTGTACAAGCATGTACACAGTGTTCATCATGA ATATGCTACACCATTTGGACTTACTTCTGAATATGCTCATCCTGCGGAGATACTTTTCCTTGGATTTGCTACCATTGTTGGTCCTGCTGTCACTGGGCCTCATTTGATAACTCTTTGGCTATGGATGGTTCTTAGAGTCCTTGAGACAGTTGAGGCACATTGTGGTTACCATTTCCCATGGAGTCCTTCAAATTTCTTGCCATTGTACGGGGG TGCTGATTTTCATGATTATCATCACCGGTTGTTGTACACCAAATCCGGAAACTATTCATCAACATTCACTTACATGGACCG GATATTCGGAACTGATATAGGATACAGAAAGTTGAAAGCATCCAAGAGTGCAGAAATTGAATTCAGCAgcgaacaaaagaaaaaatga